The Papaver somniferum cultivar HN1 chromosome 3, ASM357369v1, whole genome shotgun sequence genome includes a region encoding these proteins:
- the LOC113356454 gene encoding methyltransferase-like protein 1: MDGLESIRNYVKRDTDDSPDRKGDRAGEEEDWESSDKRKHRSSKSRKHTNEEDAEEWDSGGKRKSTGERTESRKRSGGSSRAGSGDEDDYDARKDGRSKQPKKYLEERSDKKPSSGFQDRESESSRKGRDASGSKGFVAADENERNSSKKTSSKPSSHEGSQSKSRSKVETSHDGELDKNSDRDSRYYERKESSRDKVQESREQDRNPRRRWDESDSVRSKQESNIGEKTDLRSVKTPDAKQGSSREGTVDARNEHSDSKCRSFDPSSDKGTKSSYGEEKRVEVERSRSRGRPETQEEETRKVSLDREERSSSDKAKRLGERSNGLAEDVESIANRSINRPHGEKPDNQSLERSVNAEEDGHAKSRDRVGREVRQSRRSQSPARGGRRRPESDDSGSDNDRSTGHKNLDREKESYRDDRSKGRDSSSWSDRNRDWEGPKDSWKQKNEEIIDGDGNFDREREWESQRRERERIDSEISLHRPVYRKGRGRLDGGNGASDSIEIRPKPSFDFGREESASTFAGRKTETGQQTNFVTATNDEDWAYHQEGRARMAEVYGATDGYPDDSSSHVIIDAQGGKGRGQKPLLGSNRSGGGQSSSVGSQPAQLGNNQGSVPLNRTPIQGPKGNNRLGRGGRGRGQGRDVPRVGLQMPMMGPPFVPLGLPPGQMQALGSSMSPAPGPPMGLGIMMSPFGGPNVWPGARSVDMNMLAVPPGLSPIPPGPRFTPNMGTGPNPNMFFNQPLPMRGVNPSISGPGFNTMGTMGRGMPQENAPANWGPPRMGGPLGKNPSRGEQNDYSQNFVDTGKRPQNFIRELELTNTVEDYPKLRELIQRKDEIVANAATPPMYYKCDLREFVLSPEFFGTKFDVILVDPPWEEYVHRAPGVADHMDYWTFEEILNLKIEAIADTPSFIFLWVGDGVGLEQGRQCLKKWGFRRCEDICWVKTNKTHATAGLRHDSRTLFQHTKEHCLMGIKGTVRRSTDGHIIHANIDTDIIIAEEPAYGSTKKPEDIYRIIEHFSLGRRRLELFGEDHNIRSGWCTVGNGLSSSNFNAEAYLRNFADKDGKVWVGGGGRNPPPDAPHLVLTTPDIESLRPKSPPQKNQQQSSSLTLTSMNTANRRPAVNSPQNPNVLTLNQEVSSSTPPAPLPWASSPMGVGLKGAGPDAVNVMLSNDNFFDSYAFSNSNNLPSAQVNVDHREAESSHGPGAAANML, translated from the exons ATGGATGGGCTGGAAAGCATAAGGAATTACGTGAAAAGGGATACAGATGATTCACCAGATAGGAAAGGTGATAGGGCTGGAGAAGAGGAAGATTGGGAGAGTAGTGATAAAAGGAAACATCGATCGAGCAAGTCTAGAAAGCACACTAATGAAGAAGATGCAGAAGAATGGGATAGTGGTGGAAAGAGAAAGAGTACCGGGGAAAGAACTGAGAGCAGGAAAAGGTCGGGGGGATCGAGTAGAGCAGGCAGTGGAGATGAAGATGACTATGATGCAAGAAAAGATGGAAGGTCCAAGCAGCCAAAGAAATACCTGGAAGAGAGGAGCGACAAGAAACCAAGCAGTGGATTTCAGGATAGAGAATCAGAAAGCAGTAGAAAAGGGAGAGATGCTTCAGGGAGTAAAGGATTTGTGGCAGCTGATGAGAATGAGAGGAATTCATCAAAGAAAACGAGCTCAAAACCCTCTAGCCACGAGGGTTCCCAGAGCAAGAGTAGAAGTAAAGTTGAAACTTCTCATGACGGAGAGCTTGATAAGAATTCTGATAGAGATTCTAGGTATTatgaaaggaaagaaagcagtaGAGATAAAGTTCAAGAATCTCGTGAGCAAGACAGAAATCCTAGGAGAAGATGGGATGAGTCTGACTCTGTTCGATCAAAACAAGAAAGTAATATTGGTGAAAAAACTGACCTCAGGAGTGTCAAAACTCCTGATGCTAAGCAGGGGAGTTCGAGGGAGGGAACTGTTGACGCAAGAAATGAGCATAGTGACAGCAAATGCAGGTCTTTTGATCCATCCAGTGATAAAGGAACTAAATCAAGCTACGGTGAAGAGAAAAGGGTTGAGGTGGAGAGGAGTAGGAGCAGAGGCAGGCCTGAGACTCAAGAAGAAGAAACTAGAAAGGTTTCTTTAGATCGCGAAGAGCGATCAAGTAGTGATAAAGCTAAGAGGTTGGGAGAAAGATCAAATGGGTTGGCAGAGGATGTGGAATCTATTGCTAATAGGTCTATTAACAGGCCTCATGGGGAAAAACCTGACAACCAAAGCCTGGAAAGATCTGTAAATGCAGAGGAAGATGGACATGCAAAGTCAAGAGATAGAGTTGGGAGGGAAGTGAGACAGTCTAGAAGGTCACAGAGTCCTGCGAGAGGTGGAAGGCGTCGCCCAGAATCAGATGACTCTGGGTCAGACAATGACAGAAGTACTGGTCACAAGAATTtagacagagaaaaagaaagttaTAGGGATGACAGATCAAAAGGAAGGGATAGTAGCAGCTGGAGTGATAGGAATAGAGATTGGGAAGGTCCTAAGGACAGTTGGAAACAGAAGAATGAAGAGATAATAGATGGAGATGGGAATTTTGACCGTGAAAGGGAATGGGAATCACAGAGGCGGGAGCGTGAAAGGATTGATAGTGAAATCTCTCTACATCGACCTGTATATAGGAAAGGTAGAGGCAGGCTTGATGGCGGAAATGGAGCTTCTGATTCAATAGAGATTCGACCCAAGCCATCTTTTGATTTTGGTAGGGAAGAGTCTGCATCAACATTTGCTGGTAGGAAAACTGAAACCGGACAACAGACTAATTTCGTCACTGCAACAAATGACGAAGATTGGGCATATCATCAGGAGGGAAGGGCAAGAATGGCTGAAGTTTATGGTGCCACTGATGGGTATCCAGATGATAGTTCCTCACACGTGATAATAGACGCACAAGGCGGGAAAGGAAGAGGGCAAAAGCCACTTTTGGGTTCTAATCGAAGTGGTGGCGGCCAGAGTTCAAGTGTCGGTTCACAACCAGCTCAATTAGGAAATAACCAGGGATCAGTCCCTCTCAACAGAACTCCCATCCAGGGGCCAAAAGGGAATAATAGACTTGGGAGAGGAGGAAGAGGTAGAGGGCAAGGACGTGATGTGCCACGTGTTGGCTTACAGATGCCTATGATGGGACCTCCGTTTGTCCCTTTAGGGTTACCACCTGGACAAATGCAGGCCCTTGGTAGCAGCATGTCTCCTGCTCCAGGTCCACCGATGGGGCTTGGCATTATGATGTCGCCATTTGGTGGGCCTAATGTTTGGCCAGGAGCTCGAAGTGTTGATATGAACATGTTAGCTGTTCCACCTGGTCTTTCACCTATCCCGCCTGGACCTAGGTTCACTCCAAACATGGGAACTGGCCCAAACCCAAACATGTTTTTCAACCAACCACTCCCTATGAGAGGAGTAAACCCTAGCATATCTGGCCCTGGTTTTAACACTATGGGAACAATGGGACGAGGGATGCCTCAAGAAAATGCTCCGGCAAACTGGGGTCCTCCAAGAATGGGTGGGCCTCTTGGTAAAAATCCTTCAAGAGGCGAGCAGAATGATTATTCTCAGAATTTTGTAGATACTGGTAAGAGGCCCCAAAATTTCATTAGGGAGCTGGAGCTAACTAATACTGTGGAGGACTACCCGAAACTCCGAGAGCTTATTCAGAGAAAAGACGAGATTGTGGCAAACGCAGCTACACCACCCATGTATTACAAGTGCGACTTGCGCGAGTTTGTTCTGTCTCCAGAGTTTTTCGGTACCAAGTTTGATGTCATTCTTGTAGACCCTCCATGGGAAGAATATGTTCATCGAGCCCCTGGTGTTGCCGACCATATGGATTACTGGACATTCGAAGAAATCTTAAACCTAAAGATTGAG GCAATTGCAGATACACCTTCCTTCATCTTCCTGTGGGTTGGTGATGGTGTGGGTCTTGAGCAGGGCCGCCAATGTTTAAAGAAG TGGGGTTTCCGAAGGTGTGAGGATATATGTTGGGTGAAGACCAATAAAACACATGCAACTGCTGGCTTGCGTCACGATTCCCGTACATTGTTTCAGCACACAAAG GAACATTGCTTAATGGGAATTAAAGGAACTGTTCGTCGAAGCACTGACGGGCATATTATTCATGCCAACATCGACACGGATATAATTATTGCTGAAGAACCTGCCTATG GCTCAACAAAAAAACCTGAGGATATTTACCGTATCATTGAGCATTTCTCCCTTGGGCGTAGGAGGCTTGAGCTCTTTGGTGAGGACCATAACATCAGGTCTGGTTGGTGTACTGTTGGAAATGGATTGTCTTCCTCTAACTTTAATGCTGAG GCATATTTGAGGAATTTTGCTGATAAAGATGGAAAAGTTTGGGTTGGAGGAGGAGGACGTAATCCCCCACCAGATGCACCTCATCTTGTATTAACAACCCCAGATATAGAGAGTCTTCGACCAAAATCACCGCCTCAGAAGAATCAGCAGCAGTCATCATCTCTGACGCTGACATCCATGAATACCGCCAACAGAAGACCTGCGGTTAACTCCCCGCAGAACCCAAATGTTCTCACTCTGAACCAAGAAGTCTCAAGTTCCACCCCTCCGGCTCCTCTTCCTTGGGCTTCTTCGCCAATGGGGGTTGGCTTGAAAGGAGCAGGACCAGATGCTGTCAACGTTATGCTTTCTAATGATAATTTTTTTGATAGTTATGCATTTAGTAACAGTAACAACTTGCCGAGCGCACAAGTAAATGTAGATCACCGAGAGGCCGAGTCTTCTCATGGCCCTGGCGCCGCTGCCAACATGTTGTAA